From the genome of Ignavibacteriales bacterium, one region includes:
- a CDS encoding uracil-DNA glycosylase produces the protein MKSSPKNKIIEALKDQQAIFGDELFEEKSVLAKNKSKNETTKKSTVVKEPRVGPISSARILNRNWEKAETLDELNKMICNCTNCILHKGRNSFVFGSGNPNADVVVIGEGPGAEEDKQGLPFVGRAGKLLTDILKAIKFEREEVFICNIVKCRPPDNRTPLPDEMDTCITYLKKQIELIQPKLILCLGLTAAKGLLKKKESLTSLRGQVFEYEGIKTMVTFHPAALLRNPNWKKDCWVDVQKFRKLYDEMAA, from the coding sequence ATGAAATCATCACCAAAAAATAAAATTATAGAAGCACTAAAAGATCAGCAAGCAATTTTTGGTGATGAGTTATTTGAAGAAAAGAGTGTGCTTGCAAAAAATAAATCTAAAAATGAAACGACAAAAAAATCCACGGTAGTAAAAGAACCACGTGTTGGTCCAATCTCATCTGCAAGAATTTTGAATAGAAATTGGGAAAAAGCTGAAACACTTGATGAACTAAACAAGATGATTTGTAATTGCACAAATTGTATTTTGCATAAAGGTAGAAACAGTTTTGTGTTTGGTTCAGGTAATCCAAATGCTGATGTGGTTGTTATAGGGGAAGGACCTGGCGCGGAAGAAGATAAGCAGGGTTTACCTTTTGTTGGCAGAGCAGGAAAACTTTTAACGGATATTCTTAAAGCAATAAAATTTGAACGAGAAGAAGTATTTATTTGCAATATTGTAAAATGCCGGCCGCCAGATAACCGCACACCTTTACCTGATGAAATGGATACTTGTATTACTTACTTAAAAAAACAAATAGAGTTAATTCAACCAAAACTTATTTTGTGTTTAGGGTTAACAGCCGCCAAAGGATTGTTAAAGAAAAAAGAAAGTTTAACAAGTTTGCGCGGACAAGTTTTTGAGTATGAAGGAATTAAAACGATGGTTACATTCCATCCCGCAGCACTTTTACGCAATCCCAACTGGAAAAAAGATTGCTGGGTTGATGTACAAAAGTTTAGAAAACTCTACGACGAGATGGCAGCTTAA
- a CDS encoding DNA-directed RNA polymerase subunit omega produces MNITPVDLREIDKRTENVYEAICVASLRARQVNDENKIEFNAMLNTIPSSGSDDEAEDVTNPVQLKMAIDFEKKPKPHLQALNELLDGQTKYKYKK; encoded by the coding sequence GTGAACATTACACCAGTTGATTTAAGAGAAATAGATAAACGAACCGAGAACGTTTATGAGGCAATTTGTGTTGCATCATTAAGAGCAAGACAGGTTAACGATGAGAACAAGATTGAGTTTAACGCTATGTTAAACACAATACCTTCCAGTGGTTCTGATGATGAAGCTGAAGATGTTACGAACCCAGTTCAACTAAAGATGGCTATTGATTTTGAAAAGAAGCCAAAGCCACATCTTCAAGCCTTAAACGAACTACTTGATGGACAGACAAAGTATAAGTACAAAAAGTAA
- the gmk gene encoding guanylate kinase, producing MEKKGKIIAVSSPSGGGKTSVVKRILKDFPDIVFSVSVTTRPKRSNEVNGVDYFFVSDEEFERKIKNDEFIEWERFYDYYYGTLKSFVDDKINDGKSVIFEVDVKGALSLKKIYPESVLIFIDPPSYEELVVRLKNRNTESESDLQKRIDRAKMELSFKNEFDYIFVNDELHKVYKNVKKLINEKINKE from the coding sequence TTGGAGAAAAAAGGAAAGATAATAGCAGTATCATCGCCCAGCGGCGGCGGGAAAACTTCTGTTGTTAAACGCATTTTAAAGGATTTTCCGGATATTGTTTTTTCTGTTTCTGTTACAACTAGACCAAAAAGATCCAACGAAGTAAATGGAGTTGATTACTTTTTTGTTAGTGATGAAGAGTTTGAACGTAAAATTAAAAATGATGAGTTTATTGAATGGGAGCGATTTTACGATTACTATTACGGTACATTAAAAAGTTTTGTTGATGACAAGATTAACGATGGTAAATCTGTAATTTTTGAAGTTGATGTAAAAGGTGCTTTATCATTAAAAAAAATTTATCCTGAAAGTGTTTTAATTTTTATTGATCCGCCTTCTTATGAAGAACTTGTGGTAAGATTAAAAAACAGAAATACTGAAAGTGAATCTGATCTGCAAAAAAGAATTGATAGAGCAAAAATGGAGTTGAGCTTTAAGAACGAATTTGATTATATTTTTGTTAACGATGAACTGCATAAAGTATATAAAAACGTAAAGAAATTAATTAATGAAAAAATAAATAAGGAGTGA
- a CDS encoding YicC family protein has translation MILSMTGYGKGTASNGKWQADVEVKSINSRYLEVFLKYPPILANKEYELRELIKSKIRRGKLNVSIQIKKNGFEDEAVSLDESRLKNYIALIKKIKKSAKITDKIKLDHILMSRDIFSASVDDISEKDFEVLKKSILLSLDSLMKMKKDEGSELEKDLKKRVKSIEKYLDQIEKDAQPSVGEHFAKYKEKVKNLLEDNSNINNDRLETELAMMAERADITEECVRLRSHIKFLLSSIDKEEDPGRKLNFLCQEMNREANTISAKTLSTAITHNSVHIKEEIERIREQIQNIE, from the coding sequence ATGATTTTAAGCATGACAGGTTACGGCAAAGGTACTGCCTCAAATGGTAAATGGCAGGCTGATGTTGAAGTTAAAAGTATTAATAGCAGATATCTGGAAGTTTTTCTAAAATATCCTCCAATTCTTGCAAATAAAGAATATGAGTTAAGAGAATTAATTAAATCTAAAATTAGAAGAGGCAAGCTTAATGTAAGTATTCAAATCAAAAAAAATGGATTTGAAGATGAAGCTGTTTCTTTGGATGAATCAAGATTAAAAAATTACATTGCTCTTATCAAGAAAATAAAAAAATCTGCAAAAATTACAGATAAGATTAAATTAGACCATATTCTTATGAGTAGAGATATTTTTTCAGCTTCCGTTGATGATATCAGCGAAAAAGATTTTGAGGTTTTAAAAAAATCTATTCTGCTTTCTTTAGACTCTCTAATGAAAATGAAAAAAGATGAAGGAAGTGAATTAGAAAAAGATTTAAAAAAGCGTGTAAAGTCTATCGAAAAATACCTTGACCAGATTGAAAAAGATGCGCAGCCAAGCGTTGGTGAACATTTTGCAAAGTATAAAGAAAAAGTAAAAAATCTTCTAGAAGATAACTCAAACATCAATAATGATAGGCTTGAGACAGAATTAGCAATGATGGCTGAACGCGCGGATATTACAGAAGAATGTGTACGATTAAGAAGCCATATAAAATTTTTATTAAGCAGTATTGATAAGGAAGAAGATCCGGGAAGAAAATTAAATTTTCTTTGTCAGGAAATGAACAGAGAAGCAAATACAATTTCTGCAAAAACTCTTTCGACGGCAATTACACATAACTCTGTTCACATTAAAGAAGAGATTGAAAGAATACGAGAACAAATTCAGAACATAGAATAA
- a CDS encoding BamA/TamA family outer membrane protein, producing the protein MFKRVLIFSVFIILCLSKISHSQSYYDFEVASINFSGNSFFSSSDLIANIESKETPMWVWVFLDSFTPFGDEPVYFDSSKISVDKLAIIDLYRSNGFFDAKVTHDIVVDSADKSIEINYYITENTYLNYGDINLFGLEKLSDYDYERMINESYTLDSTKRFSESEVQNNISLIRRFLANNGYVFGEYDSTIVMMDTIRQKTDLSIYFHSGDRYTVGESVINKNGKSSEQISNKLISEIVDINPGETYDQSKIDRSELRLLKTELFNSLDISPIIEDTTNFSIPIEINASIGSLNELSPEIKADNEFSSFNLGLGIGYTRKNFLGDARRLTLSSSFRLIDMITLAGDLFKSGANGDSTYQGVIDLNLKMEQPFLFGSPILTTTDLYLRSKTLKGFIENSYGGAQRFDFEMPRHTFITLLRPFLSFDVASVELDLQSDNSSDQYTLSVNSFTPGVGVELGSTKTDDILFPSRGSYFFFTPELFNSKTDLNLVQKVTDGTLALPDSSIGGTIYFYRLQAGISNYISLTNDRSFVFASKFRVGYAQPITGSENPSITSEQLIPPNKTFYAGGSNSVRGWKSRELVPKDSIYYFGITTETNSLRGGSFWLEGSFEIRQKLNQYFGYAVFADYGNTWNGWKDAKISEIAVAVGLGIRVYTPIAPFRLDFGTKFYNPDDQKLIFEKNFWQSITIHFGIGEAF; encoded by the coding sequence ATGTTTAAACGAGTATTAATTTTTTCTGTTTTTATAATCCTTTGCCTCTCAAAGATTTCACACTCGCAATCCTATTACGATTTTGAAGTTGCCTCGATAAATTTTAGTGGAAATAGTTTTTTTTCATCTTCAGATTTAATAGCAAATATTGAAAGTAAAGAAACCCCTATGTGGGTATGGGTCTTCCTAGATTCATTTACACCTTTTGGTGATGAGCCCGTTTATTTTGATTCTTCAAAAATTTCTGTGGACAAGCTTGCGATAATTGATTTATATCGCTCAAATGGTTTTTTTGATGCAAAGGTAACGCATGATATTGTTGTGGATTCTGCAGACAAATCCATTGAAATAAATTATTATATAACAGAAAATACATATTTGAACTATGGCGATATAAATTTATTCGGGTTGGAAAAACTTAGTGACTATGATTATGAAAGAATGATTAACGAATCTTACACACTTGATTCGACCAAAAGATTTTCAGAATCAGAAGTTCAAAATAATATCTCTTTAATCAGAAGATTTTTAGCAAATAACGGCTACGTTTTTGGGGAATATGATAGTACAATTGTAATGATGGATACAATCAGGCAAAAAACTGACCTAAGTATCTATTTTCATTCAGGCGATAGATACACGGTTGGTGAATCCGTAATTAATAAAAATGGCAAATCAAGCGAGCAGATAAGTAATAAACTTATATCCGAAATTGTGGATATAAATCCTGGAGAAACTTATGATCAATCTAAGATTGATAGAAGCGAATTACGATTATTAAAAACAGAACTCTTTAACTCTTTAGATATCAGCCCAATAATAGAAGATACTACAAATTTTTCAATACCCATTGAGATAAATGCTTCTATTGGATCTTTAAATGAACTTTCTCCTGAAATAAAAGCTGATAATGAATTCAGCAGTTTTAATTTAGGTTTGGGAATTGGGTACACAAGAAAAAACTTTTTGGGTGATGCTCGAAGACTTACTCTTTCAAGTTCGTTTAGATTAATTGATATGATAACTCTTGCTGGTGATTTATTTAAATCTGGAGCAAATGGAGATTCAACTTACCAAGGGGTAATAGATTTAAACTTAAAAATGGAACAACCATTTTTATTTGGAAGCCCAATACTAACCACAACAGATCTATATTTAAGATCAAAAACATTAAAAGGTTTTATTGAAAATTCTTATGGCGGTGCGCAGCGGTTTGATTTTGAAATGCCTAGACACACCTTTATTACTTTATTACGCCCATTCCTTAGTTTTGATGTTGCTTCAGTAGAGTTGGATTTACAATCGGACAACTCAAGTGATCAATATACTCTTTCTGTAAATAGTTTTACTCCTGGTGTTGGTGTTGAACTGGGTTCAACAAAAACTGACGATATTTTATTCCCATCAAGAGGGAGTTATTTTTTCTTTACTCCTGAACTCTTTAATTCTAAAACTGATTTAAATCTGGTACAAAAAGTAACTGACGGCACACTAGCTCTTCCTGACTCTTCAATTGGCGGCACAATTTATTTTTACAGATTGCAAGCAGGGATTTCTAATTATATTTCGCTAACTAATGATCGATCTTTTGTATTTGCATCTAAATTTCGAGTAGGATACGCTCAACCTATCACGGGTTCCGAAAATCCATCAATAACATCGGAGCAACTAATTCCGCCAAACAAAACTTTTTATGCCGGCGGCAGTAACTCTGTTAGAGGATGGAAATCAAGAGAACTAGTTCCAAAAGATTCAATTTATTATTTCGGTATAACGACTGAGACCAACTCTCTTAGAGGTGGTTCATTTTGGTTGGAAGGATCATTTGAAATACGCCAAAAACTGAATCAGTATTTTGGTTATGCCGTTTTTGCGGATTACGGAAATACCTGGAATGGCTGGAAAGATGCAAAAATATCTGAAATCGCGGTTGCTGTTGGTCTGGGTATTAGAGTCTACACCCCAATTGCCCCTTTTAGGTTAGATTTTGGAACTAAATTTTACAATCCAGATGACCAAAAATTGATTTTTGAGAAGAATTTTTGGCAAAGCATAACGATTCATTTTGGAATTGGAGAAGCATTCTAA
- a CDS encoding L,D-transpeptidase encodes MSVLSSPLLRNVIFTIGAMALFVSGVIVYGVILNLREIPLSDAMAEKGFRKLDNVNLLIDRKTFTLSLYEDTVFIKSYRVNFGRNLSDKKKLSNDGATPIGTYKICNISEDQTYYKFLKLNYPNLEDAAEALRKSIITQKQFNQLKFEFYYEECISSNSVLGGNIGIHGIGRLNPIFKNLPFVYNWTDGSIAISNESLDELLSVINTGTQVVIK; translated from the coding sequence ATGTCAGTTTTAAGCAGCCCTTTGCTTAGAAATGTTATATTTACTATTGGCGCTATGGCACTTTTTGTATCTGGTGTTATAGTTTATGGTGTAATTTTGAATTTGAGAGAGATTCCACTTTCTGATGCCATGGCTGAAAAAGGATTTAGAAAATTAGATAATGTTAATCTTTTAATTGACAGAAAAACTTTTACGTTAAGCCTTTATGAAGATACCGTATTTATAAAATCATACCGGGTAAACTTTGGAAGAAATTTAAGTGATAAGAAAAAATTAAGTAATGATGGCGCAACACCTATTGGAACTTATAAAATTTGTAATATTAGTGAGGATCAGACTTATTATAAATTTTTAAAACTAAATTATCCTAATTTAGAAGATGCTGCTGAAGCTTTACGCAAGTCGATTATTACACAAAAGCAATTTAATCAGCTTAAGTTTGAATTTTATTACGAAGAATGTATTAGTTCCAATTCTGTGCTTGGTGGAAATATTGGCATTCATGGTATTGGAAGATTAAATCCTATTTTTAAAAATCTTCCATTTGTTTATAATTGGACAGACGGCTCTATCGCAATAAGTAACGAATCTCTTGATGAATTATTATCAGTTATTAATACAGGAACACAAGTTGTTATTAAATAG
- the frr gene encoding ribosome recycling factor has product MHHIIKDANNRMDKTLEALRSELSKVRTGKATTTLLDGVKVDYYGSLTPINQVGNVTVLDPHTLSITPWDKAMVQIIDRAILEANLGFNPISDGTNLKIPIPALTEERRKDFVKLTKKFGEDSKVAIRNVRRDANDHLKKEQKDKKMSEDELKDAEDEVQKLTDHHIKLIDDILKHKEKEIMEV; this is encoded by the coding sequence ATGCACCATATAATAAAAGATGCGAATAATCGAATGGATAAAACTTTAGAAGCTCTTAGATCAGAGCTCTCAAAAGTTAGAACTGGCAAAGCAACTACCACTTTGCTCGATGGTGTTAAAGTTGACTATTATGGCAGTTTAACTCCCATAAATCAGGTAGGAAATGTTACTGTACTCGATCCTCATACTTTATCTATTACTCCGTGGGATAAAGCAATGGTTCAGATAATTGATAGAGCAATTCTAGAAGCAAACCTTGGTTTTAATCCAATTAGTGATGGTACAAATCTTAAAATACCAATTCCTGCATTAACAGAAGAGAGAAGAAAAGATTTTGTAAAACTTACTAAAAAATTTGGAGAAGATTCTAAGGTTGCGATCAGAAATGTTAGAAGAGATGCGAACGATCATCTAAAAAAAGAACAAAAAGATAAAAAGATGTCTGAAGATGAATTGAAAGATGCTGAAGATGAAGTGCAAAAATTAACAGATCATCACATAAAACTGATAGATGATATTTTGAAACACAAAGAAAAAGAAATAATGGAAGTCTAA
- a CDS encoding UMP kinase, with the protein MNSVKFKRVLLKLSGESLMGVQGFGISSEVLDFFADEVKKVHDVGVELGIVIGGGNIYRGLSASTQGIDRATGDQMGMLATMINSLALQNAVEKKGIKTRLMSAIKMEEIAEPYIRRRAMRHLEKGRVVILGAGTGHPYFTTDTAASLRAVEIGADIIVKGTRVDGVYNADPEKNVNAVRFKQISYKDILKNDLRVMDLTAVSLCQENNLPMMVFNMDVPGNLLKLVMGEPIGTFINNEVSK; encoded by the coding sequence ATGAATTCAGTAAAATTTAAAAGAGTGCTGTTAAAGTTAAGCGGCGAATCTTTAATGGGTGTTCAGGGATTTGGAATTTCTTCGGAGGTTTTAGATTTTTTTGCTGATGAAGTTAAGAAAGTTCACGATGTTGGTGTTGAACTTGGAATAGTAATTGGCGGCGGTAATATCTATCGTGGTTTAAGCGCAAGTACGCAGGGTATAGATCGTGCAACAGGCGACCAAATGGGGATGCTAGCTACTATGATAAATTCACTTGCATTGCAAAACGCTGTTGAAAAAAAAGGAATTAAGACCAGATTAATGAGTGCAATTAAAATGGAAGAAATCGCTGAGCCTTATATCAGAAGAAGAGCAATGCGGCATCTTGAAAAAGGAAGAGTTGTAATCTTAGGTGCTGGAACTGGCCATCCTTACTTTACTACCGATACAGCTGCATCATTAAGAGCTGTTGAAATTGGTGCTGATATTATTGTAAAAGGCACTCGGGTTGATGGAGTTTATAACGCTGATCCGGAAAAAAATGTAAACGCAGTCCGGTTTAAACAAATATCTTATAAGGACATTTTAAAAAATGATTTGCGTGTTATGGATCTTACAGCAGTAAGTTTATGCCAGGAAAATAATTTACCAATGATGGTGTTTAATATGGATGTACCTGGAAACTTATTAAAATTAGTGATGGGTGAACCAATTGGCACCTTTATCAATAACGAAGTTTCAAAATAA
- a CDS encoding elongation factor Ts, whose protein sequence is MAITAAQVNELRQKTGAGMMDCKKALTEANGDFEKAIELLRKKGAAIASKRADKSANEGIVVAKVSDDHKKAAMIEVNCETDFVAKSDDFIKLANEIVEVTFKSDLSNAQQLLESNKSLSEKVVDVMGKVGEKIEVSRVLTEKADNGLLVDYIHMGSKLGVLVKFDNVTVHADELVEIGKNIAMQIAAMNPICVYREEVPTATIEKEIDIYKELARKEGKPENILEKIATGKLNKFYSENCLFEQTYIKDSTSSKTVGNLIEDYNKKNASEAKISLFKRFHLGDENK, encoded by the coding sequence ATGGCTATTACGGCTGCACAAGTTAATGAGTTAAGACAAAAAACCGGTGCCGGTATGATGGACTGTAAGAAAGCTCTTACAGAGGCTAACGGTGATTTTGAAAAAGCTATTGAATTATTGAGAAAAAAAGGTGCCGCAATTGCTTCTAAAAGAGCTGATAAATCCGCTAATGAAGGTATTGTTGTTGCAAAGGTTTCTGATGATCATAAAAAAGCTGCAATGATTGAAGTAAATTGCGAAACCGACTTTGTAGCGAAGAGCGATGACTTCATCAAACTTGCAAATGAGATTGTTGAAGTAACTTTCAAATCTGATTTATCAAATGCTCAACAATTACTTGAATCCAATAAAAGTTTAAGTGAAAAAGTTGTTGATGTGATGGGAAAAGTTGGAGAAAAGATTGAAGTATCTCGTGTGTTAACGGAAAAAGCTGATAATGGTTTATTAGTAGATTATATTCACATGGGATCAAAACTTGGTGTGCTTGTTAAGTTTGATAATGTTACCGTTCACGCAGATGAGTTAGTTGAGATTGGTAAAAATATTGCTATGCAGATTGCTGCAATGAATCCTATTTGTGTTTACAGAGAAGAAGTTCCTACTGCAACAATCGAAAAAGAAATTGATATCTACAAAGAGTTAGCTCGTAAAGAAGGTAAACCGGAAAATATTCTTGAAAAAATTGCAACCGGTAAATTGAATAAATTCTATTCTGAAAATTGTTTATTTGAACAGACATATATTAAGGATAGTACTAGCTCAAAAACAGTTGGTAATTTAATTGAAGATTACAATAAGAAGAATGCTTCTGAGGCTAAGATAAGTTTGTTCAAGCGATTTCATCTCGGTGACGAGAATAAATAA
- the rpsB gene encoding 30S ribosomal protein S2 encodes MKKVDLTQLIEAGAHFGHLTRRWNPKMKSYIFMEKNGIHIIDLKKTQAHLTESAEELSKLVADGKKVLFVGTKKQAKNVIETEARRCGQNWVSERWLGGMLTNFATIRKSVKRLSNIEKQETDGTFDKITKKERLFLTREKDKLKKVLEGVETMGKLPGALFIVDIKKEDIAVQEAHRLNIPVFAIVDTNCDPDVVDYLIPANDDAVKTVEIITQHMADAVIEGDAKLKEKKAEEVAEKERVKKEKETERKEEAKKKSEAKAKKDAEDEAKSNEKTEE; translated from the coding sequence ATGAAAAAAGTTGATCTAACTCAGCTTATCGAAGCTGGTGCACATTTCGGGCATCTAACACGCCGATGGAACCCAAAAATGAAATCCTACATCTTTATGGAAAAGAATGGGATTCATATCATTGATTTGAAAAAAACACAAGCCCATTTAACTGAATCTGCTGAAGAATTATCAAAGTTAGTTGCTGACGGAAAAAAAGTCCTTTTTGTCGGTACAAAAAAACAGGCTAAAAATGTTATTGAAACTGAAGCTAGAAGATGCGGACAAAATTGGGTTAGCGAAAGATGGCTTGGTGGTATGCTGACAAACTTTGCTACAATAAGAAAAAGTGTAAAAAGATTGAGCAATATTGAAAAACAAGAAACTGATGGAACTTTTGATAAAATTACCAAGAAAGAAAGATTATTTCTTACAAGAGAAAAAGACAAATTGAAAAAAGTTCTTGAAGGTGTTGAAACTATGGGTAAACTTCCGGGAGCTTTGTTTATTGTTGATATTAAAAAGGAAGACATTGCCGTTCAAGAAGCACATAGATTAAACATTCCTGTATTTGCTATTGTTGATACAAATTGTGATCCTGATGTAGTTGATTATTTAATTCCGGCAAACGATGATGCAGTTAAAACTGTTGAAATTATTACTCAGCATATGGCTGATGCAGTAATTGAAGGTGATGCAAAACTAAAAGAAAAGAAAGCTGAAGAAGTAGCTGAAAAAGAACGCGTGAAAAAAGAAAAAGAGACTGAAAGAAAAGAAGAAGCTAAAAAGAAATCTGAAGCAAAAGCAAAAAAAGATGCTGAAGATGAAGCTAAATCAAACGAAAAAACTGAAGAATAA
- the rpsI gene encoding 30S ribosomal protein S9, whose protein sequence is MADKIFIGRRKTAVARVILRSGNGKITVNNKEFEHFFPQLLSREDILLPFKATDTLGKFDVHANVNGGGTTGQAQSIRLGIARALLEMNPEYRVQLKVDGLLTRDPRMVERKKYGQPKARKRFQFSKR, encoded by the coding sequence ATGGCAGATAAAATTTTTATTGGTAGAAGAAAAACTGCAGTTGCCCGCGTAATATTAAGAAGCGGAAATGGAAAAATTACAGTTAATAATAAAGAATTTGAACACTTCTTCCCTCAATTATTAAGTCGCGAAGATATCTTATTACCATTTAAAGCCACAGATACTTTAGGCAAGTTTGATGTGCATGCAAATGTTAATGGTGGTGGAACAACTGGACAAGCGCAGTCTATAAGATTAGGAATTGCTAGAGCATTATTAGAAATGAATCCTGAATATAGAGTTCAGTTAAAAGTTGATGGATTGTTAACCAGAGATCCAAGAATGGTTGAGCGTAAAAAATACGGACAGCCAAAAGCTAGAAAAAGATTTCAATTTTCTAAGAGATAA
- the rplM gene encoding 50S ribosomal protein L13, with translation MKQEKLTKSVKTEDANHKWFLVDAEGQVLGRLASKIAMIIRGKNKPIFTTNTDTGDFVVVINAEKVKLTGKRENLKEYKRHSGYPGGQTTTSFHEMIAKKPTFVVENAVRGMLPKTKLGNQLIKKLKVYAGTNHPHAAQQPEAISLMEK, from the coding sequence GTGAAACAGGAAAAATTAACAAAATCAGTAAAAACTGAAGACGCTAACCATAAGTGGTTTTTAGTTGATGCTGAAGGACAAGTATTGGGAAGACTAGCTTCCAAAATTGCCATGATCATCAGAGGTAAGAATAAACCAATTTTTACCACAAATACTGATACTGGTGATTTTGTTGTTGTGATTAATGCCGAGAAAGTTAAACTTACAGGAAAAAGAGAAAATCTGAAAGAGTATAAAAGACATTCTGGTTATCCCGGTGGTCAAACAACAACCTCATTTCATGAAATGATTGCTAAAAAACCAACATTTGTTGTTGAAAATGCTGTTAGAGGAATGTTACCAAAAACCAAACTCGGAAATCAGTTAATAAAAAAATTAAAAGTGTATGCAGGTACAAATCATCCGCACGCAGCACAGCAACCCGAAGCAATTAGTTTAATGGAGAAATGA
- a CDS encoding NAD(P)-dependent oxidoreductase has product MKYLITGGAGFLGINLVRYLHSRGHEITSLDIVEFDYPDMNDKIKIITGDIRDKQKVKEAVAGQDIVFHTAAALPLYKPEDIYSTDIEGTKNLLEAAEENKIKRFIHISSTAVYGIPDHHPLLENDKLDGVGPYGKAKILAEEECLKYRKKGMCVPILRPKSFIGPERLGVFDLLFDWAQDAKGFPMIGNGKNRYQLLDVEDLCEVIYLTTTLDEKIANDTFNIGAKEFTTMREDYQAVLDYAGFGKKIIGLPEKPIIYTLKFLEALKLSPLYKWVYETASKDSFVSIEKAEKILGYKPKFSNKDALIRNYKWYVAHRNEFINKDGVSHRVPWKQGILRFAKIFF; this is encoded by the coding sequence ATGAAGTACCTAATTACAGGCGGCGCAGGATTTTTAGGAATAAATTTAGTTAGATATCTGCATTCCAGAGGTCACGAAATTACTTCTTTGGATATTGTTGAATTTGATTATCCGGATATGAATGATAAAATAAAAATTATTACCGGCGATATAAGAGATAAACAAAAAGTTAAAGAAGCTGTTGCAGGACAAGATATAGTTTTTCACACTGCGGCAGCGCTGCCGCTTTATAAACCAGAAGATATTTATTCAACTGATATTGAGGGTACAAAAAATTTACTTGAAGCAGCTGAAGAAAATAAAATAAAAAGGTTCATTCATATCTCATCAACCGCTGTTTATGGTATTCCCGATCATCATCCGCTTTTAGAAAATGATAAACTTGATGGAGTTGGACCATACGGCAAAGCGAAAATTCTTGCTGAAGAAGAATGTTTAAAGTATAGAAAAAAAGGAATGTGCGTTCCAATTCTCCGCCCAAAATCTTTTATCGGACCGGAAAGACTTGGTGTATTTGATTTACTCTTTGATTGGGCGCAAGATGCAAAAGGGTTTCCAATGATTGGGAATGGAAAAAATCGTTATCAGCTTTTGGATGTAGAAGATTTATGTGAAGTAATTTATCTAACAACAACTCTTGATGAAAAAATTGCAAATGATACTTTTAATATCGGCGCAAAAGAATTTACTACAATGAGAGAAGATTATCAGGCTGTATTAGATTATGCTGGATTTGGTAAAAAGATAATTGGACTACCCGAAAAGCCCATCATTTATACTTTAAAGTTTTTAGAAGCCTTAAAACTTTCTCCTCTTTATAAATGGGTTTACGAAACAGCTTCAAAAGATTCATTTGTATCGATAGAAAAAGCTGAAAAAATTCTTGGTTACAAACCCAAGTTTTCGAATAAAGATGCACTTATCAGAAACTACAAATGGTATGTTGCTCACAGAAACGAATTTATTAATAAAGATGGTGTTTCGCATCGCGTACCATGGAAACAAGGAATATTAAGATTTGCAAAAATCTTTTTCTAA